In Vitis vinifera cultivar Pinot Noir 40024 chromosome 4, ASM3070453v1, the genomic window CGCATAAATGTTTTTGAGGCATGAACAAAGTCCTCAAACTTGAAAATATCCCATTAATCGTTTTTTGGTTTATATATGAAGTGAAGGATTTGTCAAAGTTGGCAGCATTATTGTTCCTTCAACATAAAGTTGAATcatgatataataattaaaCAACAACTTACATCAAGCCCCATGCCCTAGCTAATAATTTGGACGTAACCCACATGACTCTTGGAATAAATAACCTCACATCACATCCCTTTGTTGTCTTCTTCTTCgtaaaacagaagaaaaagcaaaggaaaaggaaaggaaaggaaaggaaaatccaTACAAATCACCGTTAACAACAGACAACAGCACAAATTTGCAGCAGACCCTAATAATTTAAAGATCAAATGCAGGCGACGGGAGCTTCCTATTCACATTTGAAGCCCGGAGGAATGGACTTCCCACACGCACTAATAAGCAAACTAATGGCAACCGGCACTTTCACGTTGATGCCAAGCACACTGGCCTTAATGGCAGTGCAAAGGCACGCTGCAGCTTCCAAGTCCGCCAAGCCTTCAAGCACAGCGCAGCACTTGCTGGAAGGTGGGCTTCCGGCAACAAGGCTCACCAGCCCTCCGAGAAGGTCGGCGCATACCCCGAACTTGAGTGTGTCCCTGGGGCAAAAGGGGTTCGCTGGAGGAGCCTTGGCGGGAGGTGTTGGTTTGGGCTGGCATGGGCCACAAGCACTGGAGAATGTCGAGAAGAGGAGGAGGGAGAGTACCAAAATAGCTGCAGAGAGGTTGTTGGAAGCCATGGC contains:
- the LOC100262729 gene encoding putative lipid-binding protein At4g00165, encoding MASNNLSAAILVLSLLLFSTFSSACGPCQPKPTPPAKAPPANPFCPRDTLKFGVCADLLGGLVSLVAGSPPSSKCCAVLEGLADLEAAACLCTAIKASVLGINVKVPVAISLLISACGKSIPPGFKCE